In Thermus islandicus DSM 21543, one genomic interval encodes:
- a CDS encoding N-acetylmuramic acid 6-phosphate etherase: MTEEKAFRYQDLDRWPPREALEALYEGQLRALSALKAALPSLEAAARGAAERLRRGGYLVYAGAGTSGRLAVADGVELWPTFSFARVRFFLAGGEKGLLSSLEGAEDRAEEGYRLGAGLDPQDVLVAVAASGRTPYTLGVLRGAKEAGALTIAMANNPETPLLQEAHHPILLDTGPEVLAGSTRLGAGTAQKAALNLFSTLVMLLLGRTYGNLMARMRAENEKLRKRGAQMVEAMAGVSEEEALRLLKVHPDPALASLVALGLPPEEAERLLEEKGVREALQEVRR, translated from the coding sequence ATGACGGAGGAGAAAGCGTTCCGCTACCAAGACCTGGATCGCTGGCCTCCCAGGGAAGCGCTGGAAGCCCTATACGAGGGCCAGCTCCGCGCCCTCTCTGCCCTCAAAGCGGCCCTGCCCTCCCTCGAGGCCGCCGCCAGGGGGGCGGCGGAACGCCTCCGCCGGGGCGGTTACCTCGTCTATGCTGGAGCGGGCACCAGCGGCCGCCTAGCGGTAGCCGACGGGGTGGAGCTCTGGCCCACCTTCAGCTTCGCGCGGGTGCGCTTCTTCCTGGCTGGAGGGGAGAAGGGACTCCTTTCCTCCCTAGAGGGAGCGGAGGACCGGGCCGAGGAAGGGTATCGCCTAGGAGCAGGCCTGGATCCTCAGGATGTCCTGGTGGCGGTGGCCGCCAGCGGCCGCACCCCCTACACCCTTGGGGTCCTCCGGGGTGCCAAGGAAGCAGGGGCCCTCACGATAGCCATGGCCAACAACCCCGAGACCCCCCTCCTACAAGAAGCCCACCACCCCATCCTGCTGGATACCGGCCCCGAGGTGCTCGCTGGGAGCACCCGTCTGGGAGCAGGAACGGCTCAGAAGGCGGCGCTGAACCTTTTCTCCACTCTGGTCATGCTCCTTTTGGGTCGCACCTATGGAAACCTTATGGCCCGCATGCGGGCAGAGAACGAGAAGCTGCGTAAGCGGGGAGCCCAGATGGTGGAGGCCATGGCGGGTGTATCGGAGGAAGAGGCCCTCCGTTTGCTAAAGGTCCATCCCGACCCGGCACTGGCCTCCTTGGTGGCCTTAGGCCTTCCCCCTGAAGAGGCCGAGCGGCTTCTAGAGGAAAAAGGTGTACGGGAAGCCCTCCAGGAGGTGAGGAGGTGA